Proteins from a single region of Streptomyces vinaceus:
- a CDS encoding vWA domain-containing protein has protein sequence MANFAKPSAPRFSVEVYQNEFLPEGGRDVHAIVTVTSTGGATATRAAADRGSAAVVIMVDCSGSMEYPPDKMRGAREATAAAIDTLRDGTSFAVIAGTHVAKEVYPGQGRLAVADAATRAQAKESLRSLSSGGGTAIGTWLRLADGLLRGSAATIRHGILLTDGRNEHEDPAVLRATLEACVGRFTCDARGVGTDWEVKEVTGIASALLGSADIVADPAHLSEDFTLMMENVMGKEVADVALRLWTPVGVEIQYVKQVAPTVQDLTDRRSEAGPRAGDYPTGSWGDESREYHVCVRVPAASVGQEMLAARATLLLPAAPGEPPATLAQGLVRAVWTDDLAASTAINPQVAHYTGQAELAQAIQQGLEARKLGDVGGATAKLGRAVQLASASGNADTAKLLAKVVDVVDAAAGTVRLKAKVADADEMTLETRSIQTVRVKKS, from the coding sequence ATGGCGAACTTCGCCAAGCCGAGCGCCCCGCGCTTCAGCGTGGAGGTGTACCAGAACGAGTTCCTCCCCGAGGGCGGGCGGGACGTCCACGCCATCGTCACCGTCACGTCCACGGGCGGCGCCACCGCCACCCGCGCGGCGGCCGACCGGGGCTCGGCCGCCGTCGTGATCATGGTGGACTGCTCGGGCTCCATGGAGTACCCGCCGGACAAGATGCGCGGCGCCCGCGAGGCCACCGCCGCCGCGATCGACACCCTGCGCGACGGCACCTCGTTCGCCGTCATCGCGGGCACGCACGTGGCCAAGGAGGTCTACCCCGGCCAGGGGCGCCTCGCCGTGGCCGACGCGGCCACCCGCGCCCAGGCCAAGGAGTCCCTGCGGTCCCTGAGTTCCGGCGGCGGCACCGCCATCGGCACCTGGCTGCGGCTCGCCGACGGCCTGCTGCGCGGGTCCGCCGCGACCATCCGGCACGGCATCCTGCTCACCGACGGCCGCAACGAGCACGAGGACCCGGCCGTCCTGCGCGCCACCCTGGAGGCCTGCGTCGGCCGCTTCACCTGCGACGCCCGCGGGGTGGGGACCGACTGGGAGGTCAAGGAGGTCACCGGCATCGCGAGCGCCCTGCTCGGCTCGGCCGACATCGTGGCCGATCCGGCGCACCTGAGCGAGGACTTCACGCTCATGATGGAGAACGTCATGGGCAAGGAGGTCGCGGACGTCGCACTGCGCCTGTGGACCCCGGTCGGCGTGGAGATCCAGTACGTCAAGCAGGTCGCGCCCACCGTCCAGGACCTGACCGACCGCCGCAGCGAGGCGGGCCCGCGCGCCGGCGACTACCCGACCGGGTCCTGGGGCGACGAATCCCGCGAGTACCACGTGTGCGTCCGGGTCCCAGCCGCCTCCGTCGGGCAGGAGATGCTGGCCGCCCGGGCCACGCTCCTGCTGCCCGCCGCGCCGGGCGAGCCGCCGGCCACGCTCGCACAGGGACTCGTACGGGCCGTGTGGACGGACGATCTGGCCGCTTCCACCGCCATCAATCCGCAGGTCGCCCACTACACGGGACAGGCGGAACTCGCGCAGGCTATCCAACAGGGCCTGGAAGCGCGCAAACTGGGCGATGTCGGCGGCGCCACGGCCAAGCTCGGCCGTGCTGTGCAGCTGGCCAGTGCCTCCGGAAACGCGGACACGGCCAAACTGCTCGCGAAGGTGGTGGATGTCGTCGATGCGGCGGCGGGTACTGTGCGGCTGAAGGCGAAGGTCGCGGATGCCGACGAGATGACCCTCGAAACGCGTTCGATCCAGACCGTCCGTGTGAAGAAGTCCTGA
- a CDS encoding N-acetylglucosamine kinase, which yields MGVNPPAPPAPPAPPAPPAQPVRPAVLAIDAGNSKTDAALIAADGTVLGTGRAGGFQPPRTGVEEAVDVLGRAVAEAAEAAGLAPAAPGAPYAEQVSACLANADLPVEERQLADAIGARGWGAATRVFNDTFAILRAGLAAGERPRGVAVVCGAGINCVGMRPDGRTARFPALGQISGDWGGGGGLAAEALWWAARAEDGRGGPTELAAALPGHFGLGSMAELIEALHLGTLAHGRTHELVPVLFSVAAAGDAVASAIVERQADEVVALASVALARLELLEVETPVLLGGGVLTAGHEQLDGRIAAELARRAPHARVSVVSAPPVLGAGLLGLDALGALPEAHGKLRAHFG from the coding sequence ATGGGCGTGAACCCTCCCGCCCCTCCCGCCCCTCCTGCCCCTCCCGCCCCTCCCGCCCAGCCCGTACGGCCCGCCGTCCTGGCCATCGACGCGGGCAACAGCAAGACGGACGCGGCCCTGATCGCCGCGGACGGCACGGTCCTCGGCACCGGGCGCGCCGGCGGCTTCCAGCCGCCGCGCACCGGGGTCGAGGAGGCGGTGGACGTCCTGGGGCGGGCGGTGGCGGAGGCCGCGGAGGCGGCCGGGCTGGCGCCGGCCGCACCCGGGGCCCCGTACGCCGAGCAGGTGTCGGCGTGCCTGGCCAATGCCGATCTCCCGGTGGAGGAGCGGCAGCTCGCGGACGCGATCGGCGCGCGCGGCTGGGGCGCGGCGACCCGGGTCTTCAACGACACCTTCGCCATCCTGCGCGCCGGGCTGGCCGCGGGCGAGCGGCCGCGCGGGGTCGCGGTGGTGTGCGGGGCCGGCATCAACTGCGTGGGGATGCGGCCCGACGGGCGCACCGCCCGCTTCCCGGCCCTCGGGCAGATCTCCGGGGACTGGGGCGGCGGGGGCGGCCTGGCCGCGGAGGCCCTGTGGTGGGCGGCCAGGGCGGAGGACGGCCGCGGCGGCCCGACGGAGCTGGCGGCGGCGCTGCCGGGGCACTTCGGGCTGGGTTCGATGGCCGAGCTGATCGAGGCGCTCCACCTGGGGACCCTGGCGCACGGCCGGACCCACGAGCTGGTGCCCGTGCTGTTCTCGGTGGCCGCGGCCGGAGATGCGGTGGCCTCGGCGATCGTGGAGCGGCAGGCGGACGAGGTGGTGGCGCTGGCCTCGGTGGCGCTGGCCCGGCTGGAGCTCCTGGAGGTGGAGACCCCGGTGCTGCTCGGCGGCGGTGTGCTCACGGCCGGCCACGAGCAGTTGGACGGGCGGATCGCGGCGGAGCTGGCCCGGCGGGCCCCGCACGCGCGGGTGTCGGTGGTCTCGGCCCCGCCCGTCCTGGGCGCGGGGCTGCTGGGGCTGGACGCGCTCGGGGCGCTGCCCGAGGCACACGGAAAACTCCGTGCCCATTTCGGGTGA
- a CDS encoding methyltransferase domain-containing protein: protein MGAHAARPARPAHGSGTAQAAGPRDLRDAAHAAQVRELTAAGVLEDPAWRAAFAAVPRHVFVPYFFTGRGAGHERLWGEDPDPAHRARWLRGVYADAPLPTRLRDGELVSSSSQPSLMAKMLQALEVRDGDDVLEIGTGTGYTAALLSHRLGEEHVTTIDLDEEITESARAHLARIGYRPTVVTGDGARGCPSRAPFDRILVTCTLPLVPHAWLGQCRPGARILAPLSTGLIALTVRDADFAEGRFLHTSAYFVPLRGATASPTAPGEASYGLPYELVENERFQFMLVLTAGALHPREALDLWRGEGRPGRERFGVTVSAEGQWSWLDDPQGPYVWPLGE, encoded by the coding sequence ATGGGTGCACACGCCGCTCGCCCCGCACGTCCCGCACACGGGTCCGGCACCGCGCAGGCCGCCGGGCCGCGGGACCTGCGGGACGCCGCCCACGCCGCGCAGGTACGGGAGCTGACCGCCGCCGGGGTCCTGGAGGACCCCGCCTGGCGGGCCGCCTTCGCGGCGGTGCCCCGGCACGTCTTCGTCCCGTACTTCTTCACGGGCCGCGGAGCCGGCCACGAGCGGCTGTGGGGCGAGGATCCCGACCCTGCCCACCGCGCCCGCTGGCTGCGCGGGGTCTACGCCGACGCCCCGCTCCCCACCCGGCTGCGCGACGGCGAACTGGTCTCCTCCAGCAGCCAGCCGTCCCTGATGGCGAAGATGCTGCAGGCGCTGGAGGTCCGGGACGGGGACGACGTACTGGAGATCGGCACGGGCACCGGCTACACCGCCGCGCTGCTCAGCCACCGGCTCGGCGAGGAGCACGTCACCACGATCGACCTCGACGAGGAGATCACCGAGTCGGCGCGGGCGCACCTGGCCCGGATCGGGTACCGGCCCACCGTGGTCACCGGCGACGGGGCGCGCGGCTGCCCCTCCCGCGCCCCCTTCGACCGGATCCTGGTGACCTGCACCCTGCCGCTGGTCCCGCACGCCTGGCTCGGCCAGTGCCGCCCCGGGGCGCGGATCCTGGCCCCGCTGTCGACGGGGCTGATCGCGCTGACGGTCCGCGACGCGGACTTCGCCGAGGGCCGCTTCCTGCACACCTCGGCGTACTTCGTCCCGCTGCGCGGGGCCACGGCCTCGCCGACCGCGCCCGGGGAGGCCTCGTACGGGCTCCCGTACGAGCTGGTGGAGAACGAGCGGTTCCAGTTCATGCTCGTCCTGACGGCCGGCGCGCTGCACCCGCGCGAGGCGCTGGACCTGTGGCGCGGTGAGGGCCGGCCGGGCCGCGAGCGCTTCGGGGTCACGGTCAGCGCCGAGGGGCAGTGGTCCTGGCTCGACGACCCCCAGGGCCCGTACGTATGGCCGCTGGGGGAGTGA
- a CDS encoding serine/threonine-protein kinase → MSPVGTACVRPGCPGSYEDMGGGELYCDTCGLAPIGSVAAGAEELVSPPTGMTSAARYPDSRGSHGSQGSPGSGRSGRSGSTSASARSSRSSRSSSSRRSVSGRLSRSLPGAASSRSVSVRSSGSAAGPSGRSRLGAGLVNVPEVPRPDPSAAVLENPEVPERKRFCSRSDCGAPVGRSRGDRPGRTEGFCTKCGHPYSFVPKLRAGEVVHGQYEVAGCLAHGGLGWVYLAVDRAVSDRWVVLKGLLDTGDQDAMAAAISERRFLAEIEHSNIVRIYNFVEHLDQRTGSLDGYIVMEYVGGKSLKEIANERRRPDGRRDPLPVEQACAYGIEALEALGHLHSRNLLYCDFKVDNAIQQQDQLKLIDMGAVRRMDDEESAIYGTVGYQAPEVAELGPSVASDLYTVARTLAVLTFDFQGYTNVFVDSLPDPEHIEVFGRYESFYRLLVRATDPDPGRRFSSAQEMADQLTGVLREVVALQTGRPRPQLSTLFGPELRVPDTRLFADVAGAEVSRLGARAVTAPAAGGRRLGRGLGLGRRPGSAAVPAAPGQAPVPGPGQVPGPGQVPGPGQVLAPGQAAGAPGQAAGAPPAGSGAGALPAPLGTTATHRAGGASWQAPVPAPRQAPAGAAAVRPPAPMPAPGGVRPAELAAGLAAPDARDMALALPVPLVDPGDPNAGFLAGLLATAPGDLMGALHSAPTDSAELRLRELRARLELGELAAAGAALADLEGRHPDDWRVVWARGIASLATGDDAIAALSFDAIYDAFPGEPAPKLALGLCAEILGQLDNAAEYYRLVWITDPGFVSAAFGLARVQLAAGDRAGAVRTLESVPEASIHYTAARVAAVRARLRDRSPEESLLPDLAAAAAQVEALERVGLDAVRRERLSTEVLGSALDWVLSGSRGSDPGRTSLLGCQLDERGLRFGLERSYRVLARLAQRGEDRIELVERANRFRPRTWV, encoded by the coding sequence ATGAGTCCGGTCGGAACCGCGTGCGTCCGCCCCGGCTGCCCGGGGTCGTACGAGGACATGGGCGGCGGCGAGCTGTACTGCGACACCTGCGGTCTGGCGCCGATCGGCTCCGTCGCGGCGGGCGCGGAGGAGCTGGTGTCGCCGCCGACGGGGATGACGAGCGCGGCCCGGTACCCCGACTCGCGGGGATCCCACGGGTCGCAGGGCTCGCCCGGCTCGGGCCGGTCCGGCCGTTCGGGGTCGACGTCGGCCTCGGCGCGCTCCTCGCGGTCCTCGCGCTCCTCCTCCTCGCGCCGCTCGGTGTCGGGCCGGCTCTCGCGCTCCCTGCCGGGCGCCGCGTCCAGCCGCTCGGTGTCGGTGCGCAGTTCGGGTTCGGCGGCCGGGCCCTCGGGGCGCAGCCGGCTGGGCGCCGGGCTGGTCAACGTCCCGGAGGTACCGCGTCCGGATCCCTCGGCGGCGGTGCTGGAGAACCCGGAGGTGCCCGAGCGCAAGCGGTTCTGCTCGCGTTCGGACTGCGGGGCTCCGGTGGGCCGCTCGCGCGGGGACCGGCCGGGGCGGACCGAGGGGTTCTGCACCAAGTGCGGGCACCCGTACTCCTTCGTGCCCAAGCTGCGCGCGGGCGAGGTCGTGCACGGCCAGTACGAGGTGGCGGGCTGCCTGGCCCACGGCGGCCTGGGCTGGGTGTACCTGGCGGTGGACCGGGCCGTCTCTGACCGGTGGGTGGTGCTCAAGGGCCTGCTGGACACCGGGGACCAGGACGCGATGGCCGCGGCGATCTCGGAGCGGCGGTTCCTCGCGGAGATCGAGCACTCCAACATCGTGCGGATCTACAACTTCGTGGAGCACCTGGACCAGCGGACGGGGTCGCTGGACGGGTACATCGTCATGGAGTACGTCGGCGGCAAATCGCTGAAGGAGATAGCGAACGAGCGGCGCAGGCCCGACGGCCGGCGCGATCCGCTGCCGGTGGAGCAGGCCTGCGCGTACGGGATCGAGGCGCTGGAGGCGCTCGGCCACCTGCACAGCAGGAACCTCCTGTACTGCGACTTCAAGGTCGACAACGCGATCCAGCAGCAGGACCAGCTGAAACTGATCGACATGGGCGCAGTGCGCCGGATGGACGACGAGGAGTCGGCCATCTACGGCACGGTGGGCTACCAGGCGCCGGAGGTGGCCGAGCTCGGCCCCTCGGTCGCCTCCGACCTGTACACGGTGGCGCGGACGCTGGCCGTCCTGACCTTCGACTTCCAGGGCTACACGAACGTGTTCGTGGATTCGCTGCCGGATCCGGAGCACATCGAGGTGTTCGGGCGGTACGAGTCGTTCTACCGGCTGCTGGTCCGGGCTACGGATCCGGATCCGGGGCGGCGGTTCTCGTCCGCGCAGGAGATGGCGGACCAGCTGACGGGCGTGCTGCGGGAGGTGGTCGCGCTCCAGACGGGCCGGCCGCGGCCGCAGCTGTCCACGCTCTTCGGGCCGGAGCTGCGGGTTCCGGACACCCGGCTGTTCGCCGACGTGGCCGGGGCCGAGGTGTCCCGGCTGGGCGCGCGGGCGGTCACCGCACCCGCGGCGGGCGGGCGCCGGCTCGGGCGTGGGCTCGGGCTCGGACGTCGGCCCGGGTCGGCGGCGGTCCCGGCGGCTCCGGGTCAGGCTCCGGTCCCGGGTCCGGGTCAGGTCCCGGGTCCGGGTCAGGTCCCGGGTCCGGGTCAGGTCCTGGCTCCGGGTCAGGCTGCCGGGGCTCCGGGTCAGGCTGCCGGGGCTCCGCCCGCCGGCTCCGGGGCGGGGGCCCTCCCGGCGCCGCTCGGGACCACGGCGACGCACCGGGCCGGCGGGGCCTCGTGGCAGGCCCCGGTGCCCGCTCCCCGGCAGGCGCCTGCGGGGGCTGCCGCGGTACGGCCGCCGGCGCCGATGCCCGCCCCGGGCGGCGTACGCCCCGCGGAACTGGCCGCCGGACTGGCCGCGCCGGACGCCCGGGACATGGCGCTGGCCCTGCCGGTGCCGCTGGTGGATCCGGGCGACCCCAACGCGGGCTTCCTGGCCGGACTGCTGGCCACCGCACCGGGCGACCTGATGGGCGCCCTGCACTCGGCGCCCACCGACTCGGCCGAGCTGCGGCTGCGCGAGCTGCGGGCCCGCCTGGAGCTCGGCGAACTGGCCGCGGCCGGAGCCGCCCTGGCCGATCTGGAAGGCCGGCATCCGGACGACTGGCGGGTGGTGTGGGCCCGCGGGATCGCCTCGCTGGCCACCGGGGACGATGCGATAGCGGCCCTGTCCTTCGACGCGATCTACGACGCCTTCCCGGGCGAGCCCGCGCCGAAGCTGGCGCTGGGCCTGTGCGCGGAGATCCTGGGGCAGTTGGACAACGCCGCCGAGTACTACCGGCTGGTCTGGATCACCGACCCGGGGTTCGTGAGCGCCGCCTTCGGGCTGGCCCGCGTCCAGCTCGCCGCGGGCGACCGGGCCGGAGCGGTGCGCACGCTGGAGTCCGTGCCCGAGGCCTCGATCCACTACACCGCCGCACGGGTGGCGGCGGTACGGGCACGCCTGCGCGACCGGTCTCCCGAGGAGTCCCTGCTTCCGGATCTTGCGGCGGCTGCCGCGCAGGTGGAGGCCCTGGAGCGGGTCGGGCTGGACGCGGTCCGCCGCGAACGGCTGTCGACCGAGGTTCTGGGCTCGGCCCTGGACTGGGTACTGTCGGGTAGCCGGGGTTCCGACCCCGGCCGGACCTCGCTGCTCGGCTGTCAACTGGACGAGCGGGGCCTGCGCTTCGGGCTGGAGCGCTCGTACCGCGTGCTCGCGCGGCTGGCGCAGCGGGGCGAGGACAGGATCGAACTGGTGGAGCGGGCAAACCGTTTCCGTCCCCGGACGTGGGTGTGA
- a CDS encoding globin translates to MNEIPRGTVQEQTFYEQVGGEETFRRLVRRFYEGVAQDPLLRPMYPEEDLGPAEERFALFLMQYWGGPNTYSENRGHPRLRMRHAPFQVDAAAHDAWLGHMRVAVDELGLAPELEAQLWRYLTYAAASMINTAG, encoded by the coding sequence GTGAATGAGATTCCGCGGGGCACGGTGCAGGAGCAGACGTTCTACGAGCAGGTGGGCGGCGAGGAGACCTTCCGCCGTCTGGTGCGGCGCTTCTACGAGGGGGTCGCCCAGGACCCGCTGCTGCGCCCGATGTACCCGGAGGAGGACCTCGGCCCGGCCGAGGAGCGGTTCGCCCTGTTCCTGATGCAGTACTGGGGCGGCCCGAACACGTACAGCGAGAACCGCGGCCACCCCCGCCTGCGGATGCGGCACGCCCCGTTCCAGGTGGACGCGGCGGCGCACGACGCCTGGCTCGGGCACATGCGCGTGGCGGTGGACGAGCTGGGCCTGGCCCCGGAGCTCGAAGCGCAGCTGTGGCGGTACCTGACGTACGCCGCCGCCTCGATGATCAACACCGCGGGATGA
- a CDS encoding acyl-CoA thioesterase: protein MARHHYRCPLRWSDMDSFGHVNNVVFLRYLEEARIDFMFRLAPGEGSESFTGGSVVARHEIDYKLPLVHRHEPVLIESWVTRIGAASLTIGYEVKDEATQDAPEKVYVRASTVVVPYNLAEGRPRRISAEERHFLEKYLDEPAGSRAEGRIAA, encoded by the coding sequence ATGGCCAGACATCACTACCGGTGCCCGCTGCGCTGGTCGGACATGGATTCCTTCGGCCACGTCAACAACGTGGTCTTTCTCCGCTACCTGGAGGAGGCGAGGATCGACTTCATGTTCCGGCTGGCGCCGGGGGAGGGCAGTGAGTCCTTCACGGGCGGGTCCGTCGTGGCCCGCCACGAGATCGACTACAAGCTGCCGCTCGTGCACCGTCACGAGCCCGTCCTGATCGAGTCCTGGGTGACGCGGATAGGCGCCGCGTCGCTGACCATCGGCTACGAGGTCAAGGACGAGGCGACGCAGGACGCACCGGAGAAGGTCTACGTGCGGGCCTCGACCGTGGTCGTGCCGTACAACCTCGCCGAGGGGCGGCCCCGCCGCATCTCGGCCGAGGAGAGGCACTTCCTGGAGAAGTACCTCGACGAGCCCGCGGGCTCGCGCGCGGAAGGCCGCATCGCCGCATGA
- a CDS encoding glutamate ABC transporter substrate-binding protein: protein MRIRVESHDEGHDGGARGAAGVHGTAGTPGPVPRASGVRRLAARLRGWGGVSAMAAACAVTAAAVLLPLAQAAPEGGHPAVVREPASMAAAPGPWSLTDTCQDPEASLRPNGVDGPAIERIRKAGKLVAGVDQNSFKWGYRNPVDGRLDGFDIALVKAIAKDILGDENAVIYRAIPTSQRVPALQDGRVDVVVRTMTINCKRLEDVAFSTAYFEAGQQVLAPKGSPITGYDASLKGRRICTAAGSTAEAALRAQPYGSVSVSVPNQLDCLVRLQLGEVDGIITDNALAAGQAAQDPSVRLVGSPFTREFYGVAMNKDASDLVRRVNKVLENYRAGGDNSPWMQAYVTHLKPVLPGVAGPPAPKYRDG from the coding sequence ATGCGGATACGCGTGGAGTCCCACGACGAGGGCCACGACGGCGGGGCACGGGGTGCGGCCGGGGTACACGGTACGGCCGGGACTCCCGGCCCGGTGCCGCGCGCTTCCGGGGTGCGGCGCCTGGCGGCGCGGCTGCGCGGCTGGGGCGGGGTGAGCGCGATGGCCGCCGCCTGCGCGGTGACGGCCGCGGCCGTCCTGCTGCCGCTGGCCCAGGCGGCCCCGGAGGGCGGCCACCCGGCCGTGGTCCGCGAGCCCGCCTCCATGGCGGCCGCCCCGGGCCCCTGGTCGCTCACCGACACCTGTCAGGACCCCGAGGCCAGCCTGCGCCCGAACGGCGTGGACGGGCCGGCCATCGAGCGGATCCGCAAGGCGGGCAAGCTCGTCGCGGGCGTGGACCAGAACAGCTTCAAGTGGGGCTACCGCAACCCGGTCGACGGCCGCCTCGACGGGTTCGACATCGCCCTGGTCAAGGCCATCGCGAAGGACATCCTGGGCGACGAGAACGCGGTCATCTACCGGGCGATCCCCACCAGCCAGCGCGTGCCCGCGCTCCAGGACGGCCGTGTCGACGTCGTGGTACGGACCATGACCATCAACTGCAAGCGGCTGGAGGACGTCGCGTTCTCGACGGCGTACTTCGAGGCCGGCCAGCAGGTCCTGGCCCCCAAGGGTTCGCCCATCACCGGGTACGACGCCTCCCTGAAGGGCCGCCGCATCTGCACCGCGGCCGGCTCCACGGCCGAGGCGGCGCTCAGGGCCCAGCCGTACGGCTCGGTGTCCGTCAGCGTGCCCAACCAGCTCGACTGCCTGGTCCGGCTCCAGCTGGGCGAGGTGGACGGCATCATCACGGACAACGCGCTCGCGGCCGGCCAGGCCGCGCAGGACCCGTCGGTGCGCCTCGTCGGCTCCCCGTTCACCCGGGAGTTCTACGGGGTGGCCATGAACAAGGACGCCTCCGACCTGGTCCGCCGGGTCAACAAGGTGCTGGAGAACTACCGCGCCGGCGGTGACAACAGCCCCTGGATGCAGGCGTACGTGACGCACCTCAAGCCCGTTCTGCCCGGTGTGGCCGGACCGCCCGCGCCGAAGTACCGGGACGGCTGA
- a CDS encoding PP2C family protein-serine/threonine phosphatase yields the protein MSRDDPTLPIPTLPAPPSGPTGGYVLAEPAPGWGSVAAGAAPTLVGDTGGWSAQASAAAEPATAGPGERPGLIPDPAPAPPPPPAPAPAAEAAPVPPQGSSYGTPSPAYGSAPEPAYGGGEIRHDRPGTTPTPPEGTPWGAAEAPYGGAGPGHEDPYAAGAQGSGPAGGDGGKTCVACRAGRVDTDGYCEHCGHAQPRERDHLEEELGSVAAVSDRGLRHHRNEDSFAVAATALPDGSAATVAIVCDGVSSASRPDEASAAAAAAANEALLEALPRGAHPQEAMHDAILAAAAAVNALAPEVPGAQNAPACTLVGAVVSGEVLTIGWVGDSRAYWVPDDRGALARRLTEDDSWAAQMVAAGLMGEAEAYADVRAHAITGWLGADAYDLEPHTASFKPDHPGVVVVCTDGLWNYAESAQEMAQVLPADAASRPLHSAQVLVGHALDGGGHDNVTVAVVPFAAPAGPAAPVAAASAVPQAEPETEARAEREARPQP from the coding sequence GTGTCCCGGGACGATCCGACGCTCCCGATCCCGACGCTCCCGGCCCCGCCGTCCGGCCCGACCGGGGGCTACGTCCTCGCGGAGCCCGCGCCCGGGTGGGGCAGTGTCGCCGCCGGAGCGGCGCCCACGCTGGTCGGTGACACCGGCGGCTGGTCCGCACAGGCGTCCGCAGCGGCGGAGCCGGCCACCGCCGGGCCCGGGGAACGGCCCGGCCTGATCCCGGACCCGGCCCCCGCCCCGCCACCGCCGCCGGCCCCCGCGCCCGCCGCCGAGGCGGCCCCCGTACCGCCGCAGGGGTCCTCGTACGGGACCCCCTCCCCGGCGTACGGCAGCGCGCCCGAGCCGGCGTACGGCGGCGGCGAGATCCGCCACGACCGGCCCGGCACCACCCCGACCCCGCCCGAGGGCACCCCCTGGGGCGCGGCCGAAGCCCCGTACGGCGGCGCCGGTCCCGGCCACGAGGACCCGTACGCCGCGGGCGCGCAGGGCAGCGGTCCCGCGGGCGGCGACGGCGGGAAGACCTGCGTGGCCTGCCGGGCCGGGCGGGTCGACACCGACGGGTACTGCGAGCACTGCGGGCACGCCCAGCCCCGCGAGCGGGACCACCTGGAGGAGGAGCTCGGCAGCGTCGCCGCCGTCAGCGACCGGGGGCTGCGCCACCACCGCAACGAGGACTCGTTCGCGGTGGCGGCCACCGCGCTGCCCGACGGATCGGCCGCCACGGTGGCCATCGTCTGCGACGGCGTCTCCTCCGCCAGCCGCCCCGACGAGGCGTCGGCCGCGGCGGCCGCCGCCGCCAACGAGGCCCTGCTCGAAGCGCTCCCGCGCGGCGCCCACCCCCAGGAGGCCATGCACGACGCCATCCTGGCCGCGGCCGCCGCCGTGAACGCCCTGGCCCCGGAGGTGCCGGGCGCGCAGAACGCCCCCGCCTGCACCCTGGTCGGCGCCGTCGTCAGCGGCGAGGTGCTGACCATCGGCTGGGTCGGCGACAGCCGCGCGTACTGGGTCCCGGACGACCGGGGCGCGCTGGCCCGCCGCCTCACCGAGGACGACTCCTGGGCGGCCCAGATGGTCGCCGCCGGGCTGATGGGCGAGGCCGAGGCCTACGCCGACGTCCGGGCCCACGCCATCACCGGCTGGCTCGGGGCCGACGCGTACGACCTGGAACCGCACACCGCCAGCTTCAAGCCGGACCACCCGGGCGTGGTGGTCGTCTGCACCGACGGCCTGTGGAACTACGCCGAGTCCGCGCAGGAGATGGCCCAGGTGCTGCCCGCGGACGCCGCCTCGCGCCCGCTGCACAGCGCGCAGGTCCTGGTGGGGCACGCCCTCGACGGGGGCGGCCACGACAACGTCACCGTGGCCGTGGTCCCGTTCGCCGCACCGGCCGGCCCCGCGGCCCCGGTCGCGGCGGCCTCCGCCGTCCCGCAAGCGGAACCGGAAACGGAAGCACGGGCGGAGAGGGAAGCACGCCCTCAGCCCTGA
- a CDS encoding FHA domain-containing protein, translated as MPTCPNGHQSASDDWCEVCGHRMAAASGAPAAPSYGYGYPPTAGEPTAQAELCPQCRTPREAMAPFCEECRYNFLTRSATSYTPLAPQGTDAGAAGGNGNGSGATPPPPPPPPPAPPQMPASAPFSQDPFEYQGSRPSRVNRPAEPLQREDDWLLPPPAHEQHQAQGQAQQQYRQQPPPPPREYQQSEYQQQPQHEYQQHQPQQAQQQAQQQQAPQQHQQPFPPQSTGAWSATIGPDRSYFMAMMQRSGPEAAGLNLPAYAPEQHLPLSGGQITIGRRRASTGESPDIDLSVPPEDPGVSHQHAVLVQQPDLSWAVVDQNSTNGTTINGGEEPIQPYVPVPLADGDRVHVGAWTTITIRRG; from the coding sequence ATGCCGACCTGCCCGAACGGGCACCAGTCCGCCTCCGACGACTGGTGCGAGGTCTGCGGCCACCGCATGGCTGCCGCCTCCGGCGCGCCCGCGGCGCCCTCCTACGGCTACGGCTACCCTCCCACCGCCGGTGAGCCGACCGCCCAGGCGGAGCTCTGCCCGCAGTGCCGGACCCCGCGCGAGGCCATGGCCCCGTTCTGCGAGGAGTGCCGGTACAACTTCCTGACGCGCTCGGCGACCTCGTACACGCCGCTCGCGCCGCAGGGCACGGACGCGGGGGCCGCGGGCGGGAACGGGAACGGCTCCGGGGCCACCCCGCCGCCTCCTCCTCCTCCGCCGCCCGCACCGCCGCAGATGCCCGCCTCGGCGCCGTTCTCCCAGGACCCCTTCGAATACCAGGGCTCCCGGCCGTCCCGGGTCAACCGGCCGGCCGAGCCGCTCCAGCGCGAGGACGACTGGCTGCTGCCGCCTCCGGCGCACGAGCAGCACCAGGCACAGGGCCAGGCTCAGCAGCAGTACCGGCAGCAGCCCCCGCCGCCGCCCCGGGAGTACCAGCAGTCCGAGTACCAGCAGCAGCCGCAGCACGAGTACCAGCAGCACCAGCCGCAGCAGGCTCAGCAGCAGGCTCAGCAGCAGCAGGCCCCCCAGCAGCACCAGCAGCCGTTCCCGCCCCAGAGCACCGGCGCGTGGAGCGCGACGATCGGCCCCGACCGCTCGTACTTCATGGCGATGATGCAGCGCAGCGGCCCCGAGGCGGCCGGGCTCAACCTGCCCGCGTACGCCCCGGAGCAGCACCTCCCGCTCTCCGGCGGCCAGATCACCATCGGCCGCCGCCGCGCCTCCACGGGCGAGTCCCCCGACATCGACCTGTCGGTGCCCCCGGAGGACCCGGGCGTCTCCCACCAGCACGCCGTGCTGGTCCAGCAGCCCGACCTCAGCTGGGCGGTCGTGGACCAGAACTCCACCAACGGCACCACCATCAACGGCGGCGAGGAACCGATCCAGCCCTACGTCCCGGTGCCCCTCGCCGACGGCGACCGGGTCCACGTGGGCGCCTGGACCACGATCACGATCCGCCGCGGGTAA